The DNA region CCAATGATGCCAAATGGACTGAAATGGGTAAAGTTACAGTCACAATTTACTGAGAAAGGGGAGAGCACAAAAATGCCCCCCCAGCTGTCTGACTGAATGTCTCTAAATAGCCAGCTGCACATGGTACGTCCGTCAGCCAGGGCAGAGAAATTACAGGTACTCTATGTACCATTTCAGTCTTTTTCCTTTTCCGTAACCCTGTACCAAAGCACTGAATCTGCTCTACTCTGCAATGCGGAGTGAAGACCCAGGTACCTGAGAGAGCAGCAGGGGAAAGGTGTTTGaacttccggaggccaatcagagtgtccacactggcaccgtGGCACTCCAACGAGAGCGCAACAaatgttattcctctcggggaggtggagtaccgaGAGCGCTccagccgcggagtcagagcgctctacgtgccatgccagtgtggacggggagtgaggtagAACGCTCTTGGTGGCTATATTGCGCTATAAtgcacaagtgtagccaaggcctgagtatCACACCTTAGACACACAGCTCCTGCTCCTCCAGGCTCATCCTCACAGGGGGATGCCTCAGTGAACCTCCCCACCAGCACAGGGACTGATTGCAGGACCAGAGCCCAAGTGGTACATTTTTTCACTCTAGCCTCCAGGGGTGAAATTGGTTGGGTCCTTCCTGCTCAGCAAACATCAGGAGTCACTTTCAGGAAAGGAAACACCCCCTTGCTGCTGCAGGCGGGGCATAGTGTGAATTCAGGAAATTGAAACTAACCATAGGTGTgcacagcccatttcattagggtgtgcacccagggagccccgccctagccccgcccctgccctgccagagtcccgcccccatccactccctcctacttcctgccccctgacttcccccctcagaacctccaacccccccgcGCCTTgttccctgactaccccctcctgggacccctgtccctaactgcccccccaggactccaccccctacctaagcctccctgttccttgtcccctgattgcccctctaggaccctaccccctacctgtcccctgactgtcccgacCCTTATCTACACCCCCTCccacagacagacccctgggactcccacacctatccaactgctccccaccccctgacaggactcccagaactcctgacccatacaacccccctgctccctgcatcccccaacccctctccacacccctgcctcctgacagcccccctcagaactcttgactcatccaaccccacccagctccttgtcccctgaccactccctccaGAGACCCTCACacactaactgccccccaggaccctccttgcttcCTATCCcttgactgccctgacccctatccaccccctgccctctgagagaccctgggactcccatgccccatccaatccctcctgctccttgactgccccctccagagacccccctgcccctaaccacatCCCTCGGGATCCCACTCCCTATCCAAtacaccctgtcccctgactgcccccaccccttatccaacccccttggCCCTGGACCCCTcaccatgagatgaggctcctagcctccccgcGGAGTCAAACACTGCCCCGCAGGAGCATGCAGCCCTGGCCCCCAAAATGCTGCATGCGGCGACATAGctcatggggagggaggaaggcgggggaggggccggcagcttgcTGTGTTCGTCCGGGTGCTCTGGCCCGAAAGCGCGGACCCCGGGGCTTGCCGCACCAGGAGAGgggggccatttgcccacccctgcattagggtgtgcctgggcacacccggcacaccccctGTGCACGCCTATGAAACTAACCCTGTTCCACTGTCCAGAGGGAGCCCTGGCTGCAGAGAACCCAGTGGAAAGTCTCCAGGAGGAAGCTACATGTCCCGTCTGTCTGGAGTATTTCACAGAACCTGTCACTCTGGAGTGTGGGCACAATTTCTGCCGAGCCTGCATcagccagtgctgggagggatcTGATACAGCCGCCTCCTGCCCACAGTGCAGAGAAACTGTGCAACAGAGAAACCTCAGGCCCAACAGGCAACTGGCAAATGTCCTAGTAATCGCCAAGCGGCTGAGTTTACAAGCAGCAAAGGGAgcagaagggggcagggtgtgtggggaacACCTGGAGGCTCTGAAACTGTTCTGTGAAGAGGATCAAACTCCCATCTGTGTGATCTGCAGAGAGTCCCGGGCTCACCGCACTCACACAGTGGTTCCCATACAGGAAGCCACCCAGGAGTACAAGGTACCGAGTTGCTGTCCAGTCTAATGGGTAATAACTTTGGATGTTAATTACAGTGTAATGGTGTAACTGTGTCATTCAGCTGTGTGTAGCCTTCATTGCATGAAAGCTGATAGGGGAGTTACAAGCAGTGGCTGGTATTACGGGTTGTATCACAGTGTTTATTGTTATTTGCATCCCCTACAGACCCCAGATGAGATCTGACCTCGATTGTGGGGGGCCTTGTTCAAAACCCAGTGAGGGCCAATCCCTGCCCCGAGCCATTTACAGTCCAACTGGACAAGACacacaaaggatgggaggggaaactgaggcacagtgaggggacgtgacttgtctaaggtgactcagcagatcagtggcagagctgaataTAAAAACCTGGTTTTCCAAGGCCCActtcagtgccctaaccactagctaCTCTGCCCCTTTCAGCAGCACTGAGCAGTGATGAAGTGCAGACAGTAGGAGGAAAAGACTCCTTGATACAGGTCCTaggcccagcagggagagggggtttCCCACTGGGATTGTGAATTCCTGTGTTGCTCCATGAGGGGTTAAACTCAGATGTTGCCGGCGTGCACTAGAGGAGATCACTGGGCTAAACACTGTGTGGGACCCCAAGCACCTTGAGTCCACATCCACAAGTGCTCCAGACAGCTCAGGTCCATGCCACATGCCACTGGGATTAGATTTATCTTCAGCAAAACGAACCCCTGGGCAGTGTGGACCTGTGTCAGTCTGACCTGTTCTAGTGTGTTCATGGGCAAGGACCAGCCAACGTGGTTCCATTAGTCCCACCAGGCAGCCTTTAGAAATCTGCCAGAATCCACTGCTTCTGGGATCTTTCTAGGGACTTTGGGGGAGCTACCCAGAGGCCATTGCCACAGAAAGGGGCTAGGACAGCAGTAGGGCAAACCCCAGCTGTTCCTAACACAAATCAACACATCTAATGGGGTTTGCCCTAGGCCTTAGATCAGTGCTCTCCAACCCGTCCAATCCCCAGGGGTACAGGcctgaaagtcaatggagttggaCTCCTTTGAGCATCCCAGCCTATATGGCTGCCCCCGGTGGCTTTTGGGATTGGTATCATTGTTAAATCTTCTCAAAAACAGCTTTATAGATTCACCACCATGGGACACCAATGGAGAAAGTGGACGTAATAACTTCAAACAATCTGAATACAAAATCTGCCCAATTTCCATAAATAAGGTTTCATTTCCTTGGTCTCTCTGATGTCCTACTTCTAGAAAGACCCACTGTTGTACACAGTATTGTTGTAATTGTGTTGGTCCCgagatattacagagacaaggtaggtgaagtaatgtCTGCTCATGGCCAGCTTCTGTGGGTGCatgacaagctttcgagcttacccagagctcttcttcaggcctgggaaagagTATGTTCCCCAGAGCTGAAGtgtgtgtaaactcaaaagcttggcTCTCTTACCAACAGGAGCTGGGCCAACAGAAGATATTGCCTTACCCACCTAATCTATCTAGGAAGACTGTTATCTTGAATTTTGGGTGGAAAAACCCCTTATCCACCCCCTATAACCTTCAAAATAAACCCACCAAATCATTTCTGTTTGTCAGGAAAAAATACAAGTCCATTTGAAGACTCTGAGGTGTAGGTGCCTATTGTTCTTCGCCTGCTGGGACATGGAGGTGGGAGGGATGTTTGTTGGTAGATTTCTCTGTGgccttgtgtgtgtttctctatGATCATgggatattgtgtgtgtgtgtgtgcatatcacAAATGTTCTCTCCCTGGAGAAGGACAACAGCATCTTCTGCAGGATCTAAGATGCATTTTAATTAATGAGTTAATTACTACCCCTTGTGGCTTTCACAACATTTTGCCCAAACTGCACTGATTATATCCCAGTAGACATGGAGACAGCCCGTTCAGAGAGACTGGGGCCAAATGGGAAGCTGTAAGAAAATCCTCTCCCTTGTGATCGCAATGTATAGTCAAGTGTCAGGATGTGAAGAATGGTGGGTTTTGAACCTCAGTGCACAGAGACTGTCACTACAACCCTCTAgagccagcaggggaggggctagtGGAACTCTGGTCCACCAGAGGATCTGCCTACGAAGCTCCTGATTGGAGCAGACGTTCGGATGCATGAATTATGCCAGAGGAGTCACGGGAAATTGTCCAAACAAGTGAATGAACTCCTGGTCTGCTGCTGGACTGGACCCTGACTCTGGCTTGGCCCTGGCGTTGTTCCTGACTCAGGTTTGACCTGCAGTACTGCGATCTGACTCCGGCTTGACCCTTTGCGTGGCTGCCTGACTCGGACTCCAGTCCTGACCCCCTGTGTGATTCCAGACACTGATTCTGGCTCAGCCGTTGGCATGACTCCTGAGCTCGACTGTAGCCCCAACCGTTGGTGAGATCCTGActttgactccagctctgactttGGCTGTAGTTCCTGACTTCCAACTGCAGCTCTGAGCACTAGGCCAGACGGCTCATGTCCTGGTCTCTACACAGATGTGTTAGAGATTGTAAAGAAACTCTCTCTTGTAAGACTGTATGAAAGGTCATCAGAATCCATCCATGttcctgaccagccctttccTTATTTCTTATAGAAACAGACAGAAAACAAGAGGCAGAAGATTGTGTCTGAATTTCAGCTACTGCGGCAGTTCCTGGAGGAACAAGAGCGACTCctgctggcccagctggagaagcTGGATGAGGCAAGTGTGAAGATGAAAATATCACCAAACTCTCCGAGCAGATTTCCTGTCTCAGTGAGCTGATCAGTGAGCTGGAGGGGAAGTGTCAGAAGCCAGCAAGTGAATTCCTGCAGGTGAGACTGAGCTGGAAACATCCCAAATCCCAACACAGGGACAGGACAGCTCCTGAGCTACGGGCACAGGGGTCCAGCAGTCAGAGATCTCAGTGTAACTCGGCGTGT from Malaclemys terrapin pileata isolate rMalTer1 chromosome 13, rMalTer1.hap1, whole genome shotgun sequence includes:
- the LOC128847383 gene encoding LOW QUALITY PROTEIN: zinc finger protein RFP-like (The sequence of the model RefSeq protein was modified relative to this genomic sequence to represent the inferred CDS: inserted 1 base in 1 codon), producing the protein MKLTLFHCPEGALAAENPVESLQEEATCPVCLEYFTEPVTLECGHNFCRACISQCWEGSDTAASCPQCRETVQQRNLRPNRQLANVLVIAKRLSLQAAKGAEGGRVCGEHLEALKLFCEEDQTPICVICRESRAHRTHTVVPIQEATQEYKEKIQVHLKTLRCRCLLFFACWDMEKQTENKRQKIVSEFQLLRQFLEEQERLLLAQLEKLDEXKCEDENITKLSEQISCLSELISELEGKCQKPASEFLQDVRSTLSRCEKEKFQQPEEISPELERQVSGFSQKTIVLLETLRKFKDTVPSAMETQIGESLGAHRQVNVTLDPDTAHPNLVLSEDGKSVRWRGRRQDLPNNPERFDTALCVLDCEGFTSGRHCWEVEVGDGRFWAVGVARESVSRKGGIRRSPKQGIWAVERGEGQFLAVTSPATPLPLSRVPSRIRVCLDCDRGQVTFINAGDEAPIFTFPPGSVPGERIRPWLWVVWLGSRLRLCP